Proteins encoded within one genomic window of Bacillus thuringiensis:
- the galT gene encoding UDP-glucose--hexose-1-phosphate uridylyltransferase — MIYQAIQQLIDRAIEVQLIEKEDEIYTRNQILSLLRLDDFVVEASAPASAKKAISELLEELIEYACMQKVIEEVLDEKEILASAIMDVFMSKPSVINTLFYEKYEQDPKVATNYFYELSKNSNYIQMKQIAQNINYKVNTEYGAIDITINLSKPEKDPKQIARKKVLESTNYPKCLLCIENEGYRGKIGHPARSNHRMIRMNLTEESWFLQYSPYIYFNEHCIVLFSEHRDMKIDRQTFLRLLQFVEKFPHYFLGSNADLPIVGGSILTHDHYQGGNYEFAMANASNDLIFKLTNFPEIQCSIIKWPMSVIRLRSNDIEKIVNAGEYILERWKGYSDPSVGIFAFANKNPHNTITPIARRRNGMYELDLVLRNNRTSEEHPLGIFHPHAEIQHIKKENIGLIEVMGLAVLPARLKIEIKEVEKFLLNIPSDIPSPHIRWAEQLKNKYDNRINEQNVQEIIREELGRKFIQALEDAGVFKRDEEGISAFKRFIQTLI, encoded by the coding sequence ATGATATATCAAGCTATCCAACAGTTAATTGATCGTGCTATTGAAGTTCAATTAATTGAAAAAGAAGATGAAATATATACAAGGAATCAAATCCTTTCCTTACTTCGTTTAGATGACTTTGTAGTGGAAGCATCAGCTCCTGCGTCCGCAAAGAAAGCAATTTCGGAGTTATTGGAAGAGTTAATAGAATATGCTTGTATGCAAAAAGTCATTGAGGAAGTACTGGATGAGAAGGAGATTTTAGCAAGTGCAATTATGGATGTTTTTATGTCCAAACCGTCCGTTATCAATACTCTATTTTACGAAAAATACGAACAAGATCCGAAGGTTGCGACAAATTACTTCTATGAATTAAGTAAAAACAGCAACTATATCCAAATGAAGCAAATTGCCCAAAATATAAATTATAAAGTCAATACGGAATATGGTGCCATTGATATAACGATTAACTTATCAAAACCGGAAAAAGATCCTAAACAAATTGCTAGAAAAAAAGTATTGGAAAGTACAAATTATCCAAAATGTTTACTCTGTATTGAGAATGAAGGATATAGGGGCAAAATTGGACATCCTGCACGCTCGAATCACCGTATGATCCGTATGAACCTTACAGAAGAAAGCTGGTTTCTACAGTATTCTCCGTATATATACTTCAATGAACACTGTATTGTCTTGTTCTCAGAACACCGAGATATGAAAATTGATCGTCAAACATTTTTACGTTTGTTACAATTTGTAGAAAAATTCCCACATTATTTCCTTGGTTCCAATGCAGATTTGCCAATTGTAGGAGGATCTATTTTAACACATGACCACTATCAAGGTGGAAACTATGAATTTGCTATGGCAAATGCATCGAACGACCTAATTTTTAAACTAACCAACTTTCCAGAAATCCAATGTTCTATTATTAAATGGCCTATGTCAGTTATTCGCTTAAGAAGTAACGACATAGAAAAAATAGTAAATGCAGGAGAGTACATATTAGAGAGGTGGAAAGGATATAGTGATCCTTCTGTTGGTATATTCGCATTTGCAAATAAAAATCCGCATAACACGATTACGCCAATTGCTCGCCGACGGAATGGTATGTACGAATTGGACCTTGTTTTGCGAAACAATCGTACAAGTGAAGAACACCCCCTCGGTATTTTCCACCCTCATGCGGAAATACAACATATCAAAAAGGAAAATATCGGTCTGATTGAAGTAATGGGATTAGCTGTGCTTCCTGCTCGTTTAAAAATAGAAATTAAGGAAGTAGAAAAATTCTTACTAAATATTCCAAGCGATATTCCATCGCCTCATATACGATGGGCAGAACAATTAAAAAACAAATATGACAATCGGATAAATGAACAAAATGTACAGGAGATTATCAGAGAAGAATTGGGACGGAAATTTATACAGGCGCTTGAAGATGCTGGTGTTTTTAAACGAGATGAAGAAGGGATATCGGCGTTCAAACGTTTTATTCAGACTTTAATTTAG
- a CDS encoding ArsR/SmtB family transcription factor has protein sequence MRTLYHPNREEIQFSSVLYALSDQIRLQIVTTLLEKNEQSCGSLNIPIAKSTLSHHFKVLRESGVMYTRLEGTQRFISIREDDLNARFPGLLNVVTHATKPY, from the coding sequence ATGCGTACTCTCTATCATCCAAATCGAGAAGAAATTCAATTCTCTTCTGTCTTATATGCACTTAGCGATCAAATTCGTTTACAAATTGTAACTACGCTACTAGAGAAAAATGAACAATCTTGTGGTTCATTAAACATTCCAATTGCGAAATCAACTTTATCTCACCATTTCAAAGTTTTACGTGAATCCGGTGTTATGTATACACGCCTTGAAGGAACTCAACGTTTCATTTCAATTCGTGAAGATGACTTAAATGCTAGATTCCCAGGTTTATTAAACGTCGTAACACATGCGACAAAACCATACTAA
- a CDS encoding aldo/keto reductase, whose translation MKYTKLQKAGLNISKLGLGTNAVGGHNLYADVNEEEGKRLIEEAIQQGITFFDTADSYGFGRSEELVGEVLKGKRHEVVLATKGGIQPLLNGEVYMNNEPSYLRNAVENSLRRLQTDYIDLYYLHFTNPETSYIDSIGELTRLKEEGKIRSIGISNVNVEQLKEANQHGHIDVVQSPYNMLERTAGEELLPYCIESDISFIPYGPLAFGILGGKYTEDFKLNKGDWRQSVNLFEENTYKSNFKKVEKLKDLAKEKDLEVSHLALAWLLNKKGIDTVIPGGKRAEQIRESVRAVEVSLNENVMKEIESILED comes from the coding sequence ATGAAGTATACAAAATTGCAAAAGGCAGGACTAAATATTTCAAAGTTGGGGTTAGGAACAAACGCTGTTGGGGGACATAATTTATATGCTGATGTGAATGAGGAAGAAGGAAAACGATTAATAGAAGAAGCTATCCAGCAAGGGATTACCTTTTTTGATACAGCAGATTCATACGGTTTCGGTAGATCAGAAGAATTAGTAGGAGAAGTATTAAAAGGAAAACGCCACGAAGTTGTACTTGCTACAAAAGGTGGAATACAGCCGTTATTAAATGGAGAGGTTTATATGAATAATGAACCAAGCTATTTAAGAAATGCAGTGGAAAATAGCTTAAGAAGATTACAAACTGATTATATTGATTTATATTATTTACATTTTACAAATCCAGAAACAAGTTACATAGATTCAATTGGAGAGCTTACTCGCCTAAAAGAAGAAGGGAAAATTCGCTCAATCGGAATATCTAACGTAAATGTAGAGCAATTAAAAGAAGCGAATCAGCACGGACATATAGATGTTGTACAATCACCGTATAATATGTTAGAGCGTACTGCTGGGGAAGAACTTTTACCATATTGTATAGAATCAGATATTTCATTTATTCCTTACGGGCCTCTTGCTTTTGGGATACTAGGTGGTAAATATACAGAAGATTTCAAATTGAATAAAGGAGATTGGCGTCAAAGTGTAAATCTATTTGAAGAGAATACATATAAGAGTAACTTTAAGAAAGTTGAAAAGTTAAAAGACTTAGCTAAAGAAAAGGATCTCGAAGTATCGCATTTAGCTTTAGCGTGGTTATTAAACAAAAAAGGAATTGATACTGTTATTCCTGGTGGAAAACGAGCGGAGCAAATAAGAGAAAGTGTAAGAGCGGTGGAAGTTTCATTGAATGAAAATGTCATGAAAGAGATTGAATCTATTTTAGAAGACTAG
- a CDS encoding MFS transporter — protein MKKVLAVFFTIMFMIGTDTFLISPLLPTLQQVYHISTELSGWMVSSYALGYAGFALIAGPISDGLNRKKVMVIGMSFFAISTFLCGIAPSFLWMLTFRFLAGVSAAFVSPQVWASIPLLIEKKQIVKAIGIATAGLSIAQILGLPIGAYLAMTHYTTPFFVIGILSALLVVLIYVVLPEIQPVHIGGNKTNILKRYKQLLTDSKASLSYFAYFVFQTGNFAAFSFFGVWLSSQFGLQVHEVGTAMLVLGLGNLTGNIFGPRIVNKIGYNRSFYGGIIFTAVLYVLLPHIKNIIFVELLFFVLFFVTGILFVLMMRYLQNMSIVARGTGAALANASMYIGQMIGAAIAGLLFAASQNFIFVGSFTAFLYVVALLLFRKSEKLTGNRETGIAS, from the coding sequence ATGAAAAAAGTACTAGCTGTATTCTTTACGATCATGTTTATGATTGGTACAGATACTTTCTTAATTTCACCACTTTTACCCACATTACAACAGGTGTATCATATTTCAACTGAGTTGTCAGGGTGGATGGTGAGCTCATATGCTTTAGGATACGCTGGATTTGCGCTTATCGCTGGTCCTATATCAGATGGCTTAAACAGAAAAAAAGTGATGGTAATAGGAATGAGTTTTTTTGCGATAAGTACGTTTTTATGTGGAATTGCACCGAGTTTTCTATGGATGCTAACATTTAGATTCTTAGCAGGTGTAAGTGCAGCCTTTGTATCTCCACAAGTGTGGGCATCTATTCCGCTCCTAATAGAGAAGAAGCAAATTGTAAAAGCAATTGGAATTGCAACAGCAGGGTTATCAATCGCCCAAATTTTAGGACTGCCAATTGGAGCATATTTAGCAATGACACATTATACAACACCATTCTTCGTCATTGGTATATTATCAGCACTACTTGTCGTCCTTATTTATGTAGTATTACCAGAAATACAACCGGTTCACATAGGTGGAAATAAAACAAACATTTTAAAACGTTATAAACAATTACTTACAGATTCAAAGGCTTCATTATCTTATTTTGCATATTTTGTTTTTCAAACGGGTAATTTTGCTGCATTTTCATTCTTTGGTGTGTGGCTTTCCAGTCAATTTGGCTTACAAGTTCATGAAGTAGGTACAGCTATGCTTGTATTAGGATTAGGAAATTTAACTGGGAATATTTTTGGTCCTAGAATCGTAAATAAAATTGGTTATAACCGTTCTTTCTATGGCGGCATTATATTTACAGCAGTGCTATATGTATTACTTCCTCATATAAAGAACATTATATTTGTGGAGTTATTATTTTTTGTTTTATTTTTTGTGACAGGAATTTTGTTTGTATTGATGATGAGGTACTTACAAAACATGTCTATTGTAGCAAGAGGAACAGGAGCAGCTCTTGCTAATGCTTCGATGTATATTGGTCAAATGATAGGAGCGGCAATAGCAGGACTGCTATTTGCAGCATCTCAAAATTTTATATTTGTAGGTAGTTTTACTGCTTTCCTATATGTAGTCGCTTTATTATTGTTTAGAAAAAGTGAAAAACTTACTGGAAATCGTGAAACAGGAATTGCTTCATAA
- a CDS encoding DUF805 domain-containing protein has product MQWYLNALKNYGNFSGRATRKEYWIFSLSNIVIFWLLLFLSSFSEVLVAIIALLFMLAMIIPSFSVGARRLHDIGKTGWWQLLNFVPFGSVVLLVFFIIESEENDNQYGPNPHTKLKEAI; this is encoded by the coding sequence ATGCAATGGTATTTGAACGCTCTAAAGAATTATGGGAATTTTAGTGGTAGAGCTACGCGAAAAGAGTACTGGATTTTTAGTTTATCCAATATCGTAATTTTTTGGCTACTTTTGTTTTTATCATCATTTTCAGAGGTTTTGGTTGCTATTATTGCATTGCTATTTATGTTAGCAATGATCATACCAAGCTTTTCGGTTGGAGCACGTCGGTTACATGATATTGGGAAAACAGGATGGTGGCAACTATTAAATTTTGTACCATTTGGTAGCGTTGTTTTACTTGTATTTTTCATCATTGAAAGTGAAGAAAATGACAATCAATACGGACCAAATCCGCATACAAAGTTAAAAGAAGCGATTTAA